The following are from one region of the Corylus avellana chromosome ca1, CavTom2PMs-1.0 genome:
- the LOC132181688 gene encoding uncharacterized protein LOC132181688 — MNKLSIMKHDKSRSVREHIMEMRDIAAQLKSLEIEISESFLVHFILNSLPVEYGPFKISYNTHKEKWSINELLTMCVQEEERLKHENLESAHFVTHKKGKGKKGKGAEIKWKKDGQASFKPYGNKDACFFCKKKGHKKKDCLKYKKWLEKKGISQPKETDGK, encoded by the exons ATGAACAAGTTGTCAATTatgaaacatgacaaatctaggaGTGTGCGTGAGCACATAATGGAGATGAGGGACATTGCTGCACAACTTAAGTCCTTAGAAATTGAGATTTCAGAGTCATTCCTTGTCCATTTCATACTCAATTCTCTCCCAGTTGAATATGGACCATTTAAGATTTCTTACAACACACATAAGGAAAAGTGGTCCATTAATGAACTTCTAACAATGTGTGTACAAGAAGAGGAGAGGTTGAAACATGAAAATTTGGAGAGTGCACATTTTGTGACTCATAAAAAGGGCAAAGGGAAAAAGGGCAAAGGTGCTGAAATTAAATGGAAGAAGGATGGGCAAGCATCATTCAAGCCTTATGGAAATAAAGATGCATGTTTCTTCTGTAAGAAAAAGGGGCACAAAAAGAAGGATTgcctaaaatacaaaaaatggcTCGAGAAAAAAG GGATTTCTCAGCCTAAGGAAACCGATGGGAAGTGA